One Dioscorea cayenensis subsp. rotundata cultivar TDr96_F1 chromosome 19, TDr96_F1_v2_PseudoChromosome.rev07_lg8_w22 25.fasta, whole genome shotgun sequence genomic window, TCagttttaaatatattcaaCCCCCAGTGTTAGAGCAGGTCTTTAATTtagttatatattaatattactggattaaaacttctaaaataattataacataataatatcgTGATATTGGATCAAAAGATCGGCACAAATTCTGATGACTTTGATCTGGTAAATGGACGGCCCAAAATGTCCCAAAGGCTTCTCCAAAGTTTCGTAGTGTTAGAACCTCGGCAAAACCCAGTTCGTCGTCTCCCTCGCATCATGCTCGTCAATGGCGTTCTTCATTTCCCTTCTCCgtcgaaaccctaaccctaggtCCCTCATCCGCTTCAATGGATCTTCGACCTACTTCTCTTCCCCCCATCCATGTCCTCCTCTCAGCCCATTACATTCCTTACAGTCCTTCGTCGCCGCCCCCAACCCCTTCTCCTTAGCGCCCCGTCTCACCTCGCCCTCTTCCGCCTTCTCGCCTCTCCGCGGATGTATCCCCTTCTCCGGACCGCTCTTTCTTTGCCTGCCTGCCTGGAAGCTCTCGCAATCCGCAACACCGCTATATTTGAGAGGAAGCGAGGTGGTTTTCCCCAAGGATTTACTGAGAGTGAGGAATTTTCCGATCGGATTGGGGTTTGCATCGGTTGGGAATCTTGGGAAGGTGATTGGTTGGGGAAGAGAGATTCCGAGAAATGAAGATGGAACTGCGTGGCTTGTgggaaaagaaaagttattaaATTTGCCAAATTTGATCTCCATCAGCAGGATGGTTTCTGGTCCTTTCATTGGGTGGTATGTGTAGCTTCTTTACTTGCTTTTCCACATTATCTTGATCATACTAATTTGGAGATTGAATTGTTTGGATTATGATAAATAATCTGGCGGGTTCAGTACCAGTTTTGATGTATGAATTCCATGTTTTAGCTAAGAATTGTACTCCGTTACTTAGTGTAACACTTTTAACTTCTAACTTCTATTTCTCTTGGATCATAGGgttcttttttacttatattgAAGTGATTAGCTGATGGGTCCAGAGCATTATACTGAAACAACTTAAGTGCCAATGATCTATGAATTCTATTGTGGTTCAGTAGTAAAAGACCAAATTAGTGGCGACGATTGGAGAGTCTATACAAAATTCATTGTGCTCGCCATATTTGGGAAATTGATACCGAAATCTATCATTATGTGTTGCATTTGTCATATGCCATGATTTTTGGATAAGAAAGCAATCATATTTTCACTAGAATATTTTCTGAAATTGTTGTGTGTAATGGTCTGAACTTGGTTGGTTTGATTCCATCAAGTTGTTGATTATGGAGATATTCCTCTATAAAGGATAAATTTTGGTTGGTGCTTTATGTCCTGAAACCATTTCAGATATTAGTTATTTTACACTGATTGGAGCAGCATTTGTCTGATTCTTTCTGAAAAGGTAAAAGAGCAGTTGGTTAATCTCCTTGTACTCTAATAACTAATAAGTAGTTACTGTGCAACAGTGCCAGCAAAGTGGCGAAATCACATGGATTTGATATTTGGTTGAATGAATTGAAGAAAGGCTCCATAAAAGCAGATGACTGTATGTACTTGAAGCAAACAGAATCATGGAGTGGCAGAGCCTCTAAAGGCTTGAAGTTTATAGCCTTGCCATTTCTATTAGGAAGCTAACTTTCCCAAGTAGAAACTTTATTTGTTACCCTGGGCATACATGTCCTTTTTTATGCCAGTGCAGTAATCAATTGTGGCCTGAGGTCTAATATTTCTCTCATTATTCCTGTTTGTATCCCTCACGTGACTTAGAAGAATGCCATATTCTATTAGTAGGATATTTAATAGATTTCACAGAAATATATTGATACTAAATGACTTCTTAAAGAGCCATTCAACATTACAAATGTGTACCTTTTCTAGGCTCAGCTATGCGATTGCTTTCACCCATCCTGATAAGAAGTATATATGGTTTGACATTTTGTATGAAATATAACATTTTAATATCTTATGCGCCTCTAAATATTATAGAAAAAGTTATTTGAAGTAGATTATCAGTTTTGGAAATGTGAGTTGTTAGAAAGCTTATATCTCATCATCAACATTGGAACTGAGGAATAACATTATTAATAATGAACATAAACTTTATTGCAGGATGATTATTAATGAATGGTATATTCCTGCATTTTGTGGCTTGGCCATTTCTGGAGCA contains:
- the LOC120249893 gene encoding CDP-diacylglycerol--glycerol-3-phosphate 3-phosphatidyltransferase 1, chloroplastic isoform X2; translated protein: MAFFISLLRRNPNPRSLIRFNGSSTYFSSPHPCPPLSPLHSLQSFVAAPNPFSLAPRLTSPSSAFSPLRGCIPFSGPLFLCLPAWKLSQSATPLYLRGSEVVFPKDLLRVRNFPIGLGFASVGNLGKVIGWGREIPRNEDGTAWLVGKEKLLNLPNLISISRMVSGPFIGWMIINEWYIPAFCGLAISGATDWLDGFVARKMNINSVFGSYLDPLADKVLIGCVALAMVKVDLLHLMWLFRSVHVTTMICKGSFCCPITLSCRFKFLQNSYFPCSLKDNFNRWDKFF
- the LOC120249893 gene encoding CDP-diacylglycerol--glycerol-3-phosphate 3-phosphatidyltransferase 1, chloroplastic isoform X1; its protein translation is MAFFISLLRRNPNPRSLIRFNGSSTYFSSPHPCPPLSPLHSLQSFVAAPNPFSLAPRLTSPSSAFSPLRGCIPFSGPLFLCLPAWKLSQSATPLYLRGSEVVFPKDLLRVRNFPIGLGFASVGNLGKVIGWGREIPRNEDGTAWLVGKEKLLNLPNLISISRMVSGPFIGWMIINEWYIPAFCGLAISGATDWLDGFVARKMNINSVFGSYLDPLADKVLIGCVALAMVKVDLLHPGLVGLVLFRDIALVGGAVYKRASNLGWKVKSWSDFVNLDATHREKVEPLFISKANTVFQLLLVAAALLQPEFGTTETQLYITYLSWLVASTTIASWAGYGVKYLYKI